A genome region from Coffea arabica cultivar ET-39 chromosome 7e, Coffea Arabica ET-39 HiFi, whole genome shotgun sequence includes the following:
- the LOC113702017 gene encoding probable receptor-like serine/threonine-protein kinase At4g34500 isoform X1: MAEKTPSLPALAPAQTENRGSFLARKHVWGGIIIVIVAVFVIGWLIICYKRKLYAGCKLRQNGKGKLVAGKMWSRRFQLEELQKATNNFSQDCLVGTGAFGNVYRGSFEAEGVLAIKKLHPSSCTSIEEFRNEVRLISKVKHENLVGLVGFCEQAGSRAEKIMVYEYVSNGSLLDYIMGRGGKSLTWRQRVNIAIGAAKGIAHLHEGVKPSIIHRDIKPSNILVSENFEAKVSDFGLVKSGPVGDQSHVSSQIKGTPGYLDPAYCASFHLSPFTDVYSFGVILLQLVTARPAVDSSRKHPNIHVVDWARSSLERGRVDEIIDANILLEECNMEIMLKMGQLGLRCVVEMPKERPTMTQVWQELETALDSVEIFIPKQSSLYSEELSGFRSGSTGYRDRGSIDNGHSQSSISIDGIGLQKFHVDIDSHSFRSSSLTCFEHSINMDAAAKNLRGIAEEISISMDEDKVTGANEFSLDYDVSMICHYPL, from the exons ATGGCAGAAAAAACACCATCTTTGCCTGCTTTAGCACCTGCACAAACTGAAAATCGTGGTTCATTTCTTGCGCGCAAACATGTATGGGGAGGGATTATCATAGTTATTGTTGCCGTATTTGTGATTGGCTGGTTGATTATTTGTTACAAGAGGAAGCTTTATGCAGGCTGTAAGTTACGACAAAACGGCAAAG GTAAGCTGGTTGCGGGAAAGATGTGGTCAAGAAGATTTCAGTTAGAAGAACTACAGAAGGCAACTAATAATTTTAGCCAAGATTGCTTGGTTGGTACTGGCGCATTTGGAAATGTATATAGAGGATCGTTTGAAGCCGAGGGAGTATTGGCAATCAAAAAGCTTCATCCTTCGTCATGCACAAGCATCGAGGAATTTAGAAATG AGGTCAGGTTGATTTCAAAAGTGAAGCACGAGAACCTTGTTGGTCTGGTAGGGTTCTGCGAGCAAGCTG GATCAAGAGCAGAAAAGATAATGGTCTATGAATATGTCAGCAATGGTTCATTACTTGATTATATCATGG GAAGGGGAGGAAAGAGCTTAACTTGGAGGCAAAGAGTAAATATAGCAATTGGAGCAGCCAAGG GGATAGCTCATCTGCATGAAGGAGTAAAGCCAAGTATAATCCATCGAGATATAAAACCAAGTAACATCTTAGTAAGCGAGAATTTTGAGGCTAAGGTCTCAGATTTTGGCCTTGTTAAATCAGGTCCTGTGGGGGATCAATCACATGTAAGCAGTCAGATTAAAGGGACACCAGGGTACCTTGACCCTGCCTACTGTGCAAGCTTCCATTTAAGTCCTTTTACCGATGTTTATAGCTTCGGTGTCATTCTTCTGCAACTTGTTACTGCTAGACCTGCAGTCGATTCATCTAGAAAACACCCTAATATTCATGTTGTTGATTGG GCGAGGTCTAGCctggagagaggaagagttgacGAAATCATAGATGCAAATATTCTACTAGAGGAATGTAACATGGAGATAATGTTGAAGATGGGACAACTTGGATTAAGATGTGTGGTGGAGATGCCGAAAGAGAGGCCTACAATGACTCAAGTGTGGCAAGAACTAGAGACAGCTCTTGATTCAGTAGAAATCTTTATACCTAAACAATCTTCATTGTATTCCGAGGAACTATCAGGATTCCGTAGTGGATCAACTGGTTATCGGGATCGCGGATCGATTGACAATGGTCATTCTCAAAGTTCCATAAGCATAGATGGAATTGGACTTCAAAAATTTCATGTAGACATAGATAGTCACTCTTTCCGGAGTTCGAGTTTGACGTGTTTCGAGCACAGCATTAACATGGATGCTGCTGCAAAGAATCTAAGAGGCATTGCTGAGGAGATAAGTATAAGCATGGATGAGGACAAGGTCACAGGGGCAAATGAATTCAGCTTAGACTATGATGTTAGCATGATTTGCCATTACCCATTATAA
- the LOC113702017 gene encoding receptor-like protein kinase THESEUS 1 isoform X2, producing the protein MAEKTPSLPALAPAQTENRGSFLARKHVWGGIIIVIVAVFVIGWLIICYKRKLYAGCKLRQNGKGKLVAGKMWSRRFQLEELQKATNNFSQDCLVGTGAFGNVYRGSFEAEGVLAIKKLHPSSCTSIEEFRNEVRLISKVKHENLVGLVGFCEQAGSRAEKIMVYEYVSNGSLLDYIMGRGGKSLTWRQRVNIAIGAAKAHLHEGVKPSIIHRDIKPSNILVSENFEAKVSDFGLVKSGPVGDQSHVSSQIKGTPGYLDPAYCASFHLSPFTDVYSFGVILLQLVTARPAVDSSRKHPNIHVVDWARSSLERGRVDEIIDANILLEECNMEIMLKMGQLGLRCVVEMPKERPTMTQVWQELETALDSVEIFIPKQSSLYSEELSGFRSGSTGYRDRGSIDNGHSQSSISIDGIGLQKFHVDIDSHSFRSSSLTCFEHSINMDAAAKNLRGIAEEISISMDEDKVTGANEFSLDYDVSMICHYPL; encoded by the exons ATGGCAGAAAAAACACCATCTTTGCCTGCTTTAGCACCTGCACAAACTGAAAATCGTGGTTCATTTCTTGCGCGCAAACATGTATGGGGAGGGATTATCATAGTTATTGTTGCCGTATTTGTGATTGGCTGGTTGATTATTTGTTACAAGAGGAAGCTTTATGCAGGCTGTAAGTTACGACAAAACGGCAAAG GTAAGCTGGTTGCGGGAAAGATGTGGTCAAGAAGATTTCAGTTAGAAGAACTACAGAAGGCAACTAATAATTTTAGCCAAGATTGCTTGGTTGGTACTGGCGCATTTGGAAATGTATATAGAGGATCGTTTGAAGCCGAGGGAGTATTGGCAATCAAAAAGCTTCATCCTTCGTCATGCACAAGCATCGAGGAATTTAGAAATG AGGTCAGGTTGATTTCAAAAGTGAAGCACGAGAACCTTGTTGGTCTGGTAGGGTTCTGCGAGCAAGCTG GATCAAGAGCAGAAAAGATAATGGTCTATGAATATGTCAGCAATGGTTCATTACTTGATTATATCATGG GAAGGGGAGGAAAGAGCTTAACTTGGAGGCAAAGAGTAAATATAGCAATTGGAGCAGCCAAGG CTCATCTGCATGAAGGAGTAAAGCCAAGTATAATCCATCGAGATATAAAACCAAGTAACATCTTAGTAAGCGAGAATTTTGAGGCTAAGGTCTCAGATTTTGGCCTTGTTAAATCAGGTCCTGTGGGGGATCAATCACATGTAAGCAGTCAGATTAAAGGGACACCAGGGTACCTTGACCCTGCCTACTGTGCAAGCTTCCATTTAAGTCCTTTTACCGATGTTTATAGCTTCGGTGTCATTCTTCTGCAACTTGTTACTGCTAGACCTGCAGTCGATTCATCTAGAAAACACCCTAATATTCATGTTGTTGATTGG GCGAGGTCTAGCctggagagaggaagagttgacGAAATCATAGATGCAAATATTCTACTAGAGGAATGTAACATGGAGATAATGTTGAAGATGGGACAACTTGGATTAAGATGTGTGGTGGAGATGCCGAAAGAGAGGCCTACAATGACTCAAGTGTGGCAAGAACTAGAGACAGCTCTTGATTCAGTAGAAATCTTTATACCTAAACAATCTTCATTGTATTCCGAGGAACTATCAGGATTCCGTAGTGGATCAACTGGTTATCGGGATCGCGGATCGATTGACAATGGTCATTCTCAAAGTTCCATAAGCATAGATGGAATTGGACTTCAAAAATTTCATGTAGACATAGATAGTCACTCTTTCCGGAGTTCGAGTTTGACGTGTTTCGAGCACAGCATTAACATGGATGCTGCTGCAAAGAATCTAAGAGGCATTGCTGAGGAGATAAGTATAAGCATGGATGAGGACAAGGTCACAGGGGCAAATGAATTCAGCTTAGACTATGATGTTAGCATGATTTGCCATTACCCATTATAA
- the LOC113702017 gene encoding probable serine/threonine-protein kinase PBL26 isoform X3, translated as MAEKTPSLPALAPAQTENRGSFLARKHVWGGIIIVIVAVFVIGWLIICYKRKLYAGCKLRQNGKGKLVAGKMWSRRFQLEELQKATNNFSQDCLVGTGAFGNVYRGSFEAEGVLAIKKLHPSSCTSIEEFRNEVRLISKVKHENLVGLVGFCEQAGSRAEKIMVYEYVSNGSLLDYIMGRGGKSLTWRQRVNIAIGAAKGIAHLHEGVKPSIIHRDIKPSNILVSENFEAKVSDFGLVKSGPVGDQSHVSSQIKGTPGYLDPAYCASFHLSPFTDVYSFGVILLQLVTARPAVDSSRKHPNIHVVDWI; from the exons ATGGCAGAAAAAACACCATCTTTGCCTGCTTTAGCACCTGCACAAACTGAAAATCGTGGTTCATTTCTTGCGCGCAAACATGTATGGGGAGGGATTATCATAGTTATTGTTGCCGTATTTGTGATTGGCTGGTTGATTATTTGTTACAAGAGGAAGCTTTATGCAGGCTGTAAGTTACGACAAAACGGCAAAG GTAAGCTGGTTGCGGGAAAGATGTGGTCAAGAAGATTTCAGTTAGAAGAACTACAGAAGGCAACTAATAATTTTAGCCAAGATTGCTTGGTTGGTACTGGCGCATTTGGAAATGTATATAGAGGATCGTTTGAAGCCGAGGGAGTATTGGCAATCAAAAAGCTTCATCCTTCGTCATGCACAAGCATCGAGGAATTTAGAAATG AGGTCAGGTTGATTTCAAAAGTGAAGCACGAGAACCTTGTTGGTCTGGTAGGGTTCTGCGAGCAAGCTG GATCAAGAGCAGAAAAGATAATGGTCTATGAATATGTCAGCAATGGTTCATTACTTGATTATATCATGG GAAGGGGAGGAAAGAGCTTAACTTGGAGGCAAAGAGTAAATATAGCAATTGGAGCAGCCAAGG GGATAGCTCATCTGCATGAAGGAGTAAAGCCAAGTATAATCCATCGAGATATAAAACCAAGTAACATCTTAGTAAGCGAGAATTTTGAGGCTAAGGTCTCAGATTTTGGCCTTGTTAAATCAGGTCCTGTGGGGGATCAATCACATGTAAGCAGTCAGATTAAAGGGACACCAGGGTACCTTGACCCTGCCTACTGTGCAAGCTTCCATTTAAGTCCTTTTACCGATGTTTATAGCTTCGGTGTCATTCTTCTGCAACTTGTTACTGCTAGACCTGCAGTCGATTCATCTAGAAAACACCCTAATATTCATGTTGTTGATTGG ATATGA
- the LOC113700946 gene encoding NEP1-interacting protein-like 1 — MEFYAYPSHSLPSSSSFSFSFRNLADKVKQYFSFAVSAIIGNVFSAIFTFFFALVGTLLGAMTGALIGQETESGFVRGAAVGAISGAVFSIEVFESSLLLWQSDESGIGCLLYLIDVIASLLSGRLVRERIGPAMLSAVQSQMGAVETTFEEVPNIFDTGGAKGLPGDSVEKIPKIVITDDNNVDDSGERVSCSVCLQDFQIGETVRSLPHCHHMFHLPCIDTWLVRHGSCPLCRRDL; from the exons ATGGAGTTTTATGCTTATCCATCTCATTCTttgccttcttcttcttctttctcattttcattCAGGAATTTGGCCGATAAAGTTAAACAATATTTCAGCTTTGCAGTTTCTGCTATTATTGGAAATGTATTCTCTGCAATCTTCACCTTTTTCTTTGCACTAG TGGGTACTTTATTAGGAGCTATGACTGGAGCCTTGATAGGCCAAGAGACTGAAAGTGGATTTGTTAGAGGGGCTGCAGTTGGTGCAATATCTGGAGCTGTTTTCTCCATTGAGGTCTTCGAGTCATCCCTTCTCCTATGGCAGTCTGATGAATCTGGCATTGGGTGCCTCCTTTATTTG ATCGATGTCATTGCGAGCCTGTTAAGCGGCAGACTTGTTCGTGAGCGGATTGGTCCTGCTATGTTAAGTGCAGTGCAAAGTCAG ATGGGAGCTGTTGAAACGACATTTGAAGAGGTCCCCAACATATTTGACACTGGGGGTGCCAAGGGTTTGCCTGGAGATTCTGTTGAAAAGATACCAAAGATTGTGATCACGGACGATAACAATGTCGATGATTCTGGCGAGCGAGTTTCTTGTTCCGTCTGCCTTCAG GACTTTCAGATTGGGGAGACTGTTAGAAGTTTACCTCATTGTCACCACATGTTCCACCTACCATGCATCGACACATGGTTGGTGAGGCATGGATCTTGTCCATTGTGCAGAAGGGACCTGTAA